The proteins below are encoded in one region of Streptomyces cyanogenus:
- a CDS encoding pyridoxamine 5'-phosphate oxidase family protein, translating to MSDESTRKPATTLDPAQGLPAGPRRSIELDGDEALRLLGSVSFGRIVFTRHALPTVRPVNHVLDDGDIVIRTHEGAALTARAGQTGGQGVVVAYEADAIDPDTHLGWSVVVTGYAHLVTDPEELARYRSLLSPWVHRSMDYAVRIRPDLVTGIRLAADDESDDV from the coding sequence GTGAGCGACGAGTCCACGCGGAAGCCCGCCACGACCCTCGACCCCGCTCAGGGCCTCCCGGCCGGGCCGCGCCGCAGCATCGAGCTGGACGGCGACGAAGCCCTGCGGCTGCTGGGCAGCGTGTCCTTCGGGCGCATCGTCTTCACCCGCCACGCGCTGCCGACCGTCCGCCCGGTCAACCACGTGCTGGACGACGGCGACATCGTCATCCGCACGCACGAGGGCGCGGCGCTCACCGCGCGCGCCGGGCAGACCGGGGGCCAGGGCGTCGTGGTGGCCTATGAGGCCGACGCCATCGACCCCGACACGCACCTCGGCTGGAGCGTCGTGGTCACCGGCTACGCGCACCTGGTGACCGACCCGGAGGAGCTGGCCCGCTACCGGTCCCTGCTCAGCCCCTGGGTGCACCGGTCCATGGACTACGCGGTACGCATCCGCCCGGATCTGGTGACCGGCATCCGGCTCGCCGCCGACGACGAGTCCGACGACGTCTGA
- a CDS encoding DedA family protein, translating to MIAVNPMDSASVLAAFGALGVLAVIFAESGLLVVGFFLPGDTLLFPAGVLCAGSAGQPPRLTLWQVLLCAAVGAVAGGQVGYLIGRHGGRALLARTSSGRAKATAARAERLLARYGHGKALVIGRFVPLLRSVLHPVAGALGVPAGTFTLWQTVGGVLWSQTLVLAGYTLGASVPHIDDYLLPLVALVVVVSLLPLLPEALRARRRRRDSAR from the coding sequence GTGATCGCCGTCAACCCGATGGACAGCGCCTCGGTGCTGGCCGCCTTCGGCGCGCTGGGTGTGCTCGCGGTGATCTTCGCCGAGTCGGGTCTGCTGGTCGTCGGCTTCTTCCTGCCCGGTGACACGCTGCTGTTCCCGGCCGGGGTGCTGTGTGCGGGCAGCGCCGGCCAGCCGCCGCGGCTGACGCTGTGGCAGGTGCTGCTGTGCGCGGCCGTCGGGGCGGTGGCGGGCGGGCAGGTGGGCTATCTGATCGGACGGCACGGCGGCCGCGCGCTGCTCGCGCGGACGTCCAGCGGCCGGGCGAAGGCCACGGCCGCGCGGGCCGAGCGGCTGCTGGCGCGCTACGGCCACGGCAAGGCACTGGTGATCGGCCGGTTCGTACCGCTGCTGCGGTCGGTGCTGCACCCGGTGGCCGGCGCCCTGGGTGTGCCGGCCGGCACCTTCACCCTCTGGCAGACGGTGGGCGGGGTGCTCTGGTCGCAGACGCTGGTGCTCGCCGGATACACCCTGGGCGCCTCGGTCCCCCACATCGACGACTATCTGCTGCCGCTGGTCGCCCTGGTGGTCGTCGTGTCGCTGCTGCCCCTGCTCCCGGAGGCCCTCCGCGCCCGCCGCAGGCGCCGCGACTCCGCGCGCTGA
- a CDS encoding TROVE domain-containing protein: MLVAPHVSAAARSLHPPRPPHRPATPGFRTYAGGPAFVREPREELFLLAVGNFVSQRTFYESGEERDDRYTRLVGELAVQDPVWTAGLLRWLRVEGNMRTASLVGAAAYVRARLDAGASAGPSNRSVIDSVLQRADEPGELLAHWISAYGRNVPQPVKRGIADGVRRLYTSRSLLKYDTASKGFRFGDVLNLVHASPDPDKPWQGALFRYALDRRHHPEQAVPPASDRLLTAHRALMESAADERRAVVTGPGGPERLAAAGITWEALAGWLHGPMDAAVWEAVIPAMAPMALLRNLRNFDEAGVSDEVAARVAARLSDASEVARSRQFPFRYLAAHRHAPSQRWAAALERALGHSLAHVPSLPGRSLILVDRSDSMFWDTVSERSKLTRADAAALFGTALALRAEQADLVEFGWNSAPVPFAPGEPVLEVLNRFHSLGGTCTTKAVRTHYRGHDRVLIVTDEQSASYDPGGPADPVPSGIPVYTWNLAGYRPAHGPTGPHRHTFGGLTDAAFRMVGLVEAGREAAWPWTAEPA, from the coding sequence ATGCTCGTGGCCCCGCACGTCTCGGCGGCCGCCCGCTCCCTGCACCCGCCACGGCCCCCTCACCGGCCCGCCACGCCGGGCTTCCGCACCTACGCGGGCGGCCCGGCCTTCGTCCGGGAGCCCCGCGAGGAGCTGTTCCTCCTCGCGGTCGGCAACTTCGTCTCCCAGCGGACCTTCTACGAGAGCGGGGAGGAGCGGGACGACCGGTACACCCGTCTCGTCGGAGAACTCGCCGTCCAGGACCCGGTGTGGACGGCCGGCCTGCTGCGCTGGCTGCGCGTAGAGGGCAACATGCGCACGGCCTCCCTGGTGGGCGCCGCCGCGTACGTACGGGCCCGGCTCGACGCCGGGGCGTCCGCGGGCCCCTCCAACCGGTCCGTGATCGACTCGGTGCTCCAGCGCGCCGACGAACCCGGCGAGCTGCTCGCCCACTGGATCTCCGCGTACGGGCGGAACGTGCCGCAGCCCGTGAAGCGGGGCATCGCCGACGGCGTACGCCGGCTGTACACGTCCCGCTCCCTGCTCAAGTACGACACCGCGTCCAAGGGCTTCCGCTTCGGCGACGTGCTCAACCTGGTGCACGCCTCCCCCGACCCGGACAAGCCCTGGCAGGGCGCGCTCTTCCGGTACGCCCTGGACCGCCGCCACCACCCGGAGCAGGCGGTTCCGCCGGCCTCCGACCGCCTGCTGACCGCCCACCGGGCGCTGATGGAGTCGGCTGCGGACGAGCGGCGGGCGGTGGTGACCGGGCCCGGCGGCCCCGAGCGGCTGGCCGCGGCGGGTATCACGTGGGAGGCCCTGGCGGGCTGGCTCCACGGACCGATGGACGCCGCCGTCTGGGAAGCCGTGATCCCCGCGATGGCGCCGATGGCCCTCCTGCGGAACCTGCGGAACTTCGACGAGGCGGGGGTCTCGGACGAGGTCGCGGCCCGGGTCGCCGCACGGCTCTCGGACGCCTCCGAGGTCGCCCGGTCCCGGCAGTTCCCCTTCCGCTACCTGGCCGCCCACCGGCACGCCCCGTCGCAGCGCTGGGCAGCCGCTCTGGAACGGGCCCTGGGCCACTCCCTGGCCCACGTACCGTCCCTGCCCGGGCGGTCCCTGATCCTGGTGGACCGGTCCGACTCCATGTTCTGGGACACCGTCTCCGAGCGGTCGAAGCTGACCCGGGCGGACGCGGCGGCCCTGTTCGGCACCGCGCTGGCCCTGCGGGCCGAGCAGGCGGACCTGGTGGAGTTCGGCTGGAACAGCGCACCGGTGCCCTTCGCGCCGGGCGAGCCGGTGCTGGAGGTGCTGAACCGGTTCCACAGCCTCGGAGGCACCTGCACGACGAAGGCGGTGCGGACGCATTACCGGGGACACGACCGGGTCCTGATCGTCACCGACGAGCAGTCCGCCTCCTACGACCCCGGAGGGCCGGCCGACCCGGTCCCGTCCGGCATCCCCGTGTACACGTGGAACCTGGCGGGGTACCGGCCCGCCCACGGTCCCACGGGCCCCCACCGGCACACCTTCGGCGGCCTCACGGACGCCGCGTTCCGGATGGTCGGTCTCGTCGAGGCCGGCCGTGAGGCCGCCTGGCCGTGGACCGCCGAGCCGGCCTGA
- a CDS encoding DUF779 domain-containing protein: MEEETPRVELTPQAAELVRRLREEHGPLMFHQSGGCCDGSAPMCYPDGEFRTGGSDVLLAELDVAGVPEPVTFWMSRSQYRAWSHTRLIVDVVPGRGSGFSLEAPEGVRFLTRSRVVDA; encoded by the coding sequence ATGGAAGAGGAGACCCCGCGCGTCGAACTCACCCCGCAGGCCGCGGAGCTGGTGCGCCGCCTGCGCGAGGAGCACGGCCCGCTGATGTTCCACCAGTCCGGCGGCTGCTGCGACGGCAGCGCCCCGATGTGCTACCCGGACGGCGAGTTCCGCACCGGCGGCTCGGACGTGCTGCTGGCCGAGCTGGACGTCGCGGGGGTGCCCGAGCCCGTCACGTTCTGGATGTCGCGCAGCCAGTACCGGGCGTGGAGCCACACCCGGCTGATCGTGGACGTCGTACCGGGGCGCGGCAGCGGCTTCTCGCTCGAAGCACCCGAGGGGGTGCGTTTTCTCACCCGTTCTCGCGTCGTCGACGCCTAG